The sequence GGCTCATGGCGCGTCCTCCTTGATGCGGTAGTGGTAGCCGCCGATGTCGCGAAAGCCCATGGCGGCATAGAGCGCCCGGGCGGGTGCGTTGGCCTCGGTGACGAGCAGCGAGAGCCAGCGTGCGCCCTCGTCATGCGCCCAGAGCCCGGCGGCGAGCGTCAGGTCGCGGCCGAGGCCACTGCGGCGGAACGGAGCGGCGATCTCCAGCGCGTGGAGCATGGCAATGTCCCGGTGGGCCCCGACGAAGGCGCAGCCCGCCGGGCGGTCCCCGACGCGGCCTGCGAGGTAGACCTTCGGCCCCGCCGCCCGCGCCATCACCGCCAGCCGCTCCGGCCCGATGCCGCCCGCGGCCCAGATCTCTTCCATCAGCGCGATTGGCGCTTCTCCGGCGATGGTCCGCGGACCGGGCGGAGGCGGGGGAAGAGCGGCGGCCTCTGCCACCATGACCCGCGTCGGGTCCTTCACCGCATAGCCTGCATCTGCCAGTGCAGCGTCCAGCGCCGCCTGTCCGGGCCGGATCATCACGAGAGGCCCAGCCTCGGCGATCTGCGGCGCTGCCAATGCCGTCGCCGCCGAAACCCGGCTGCCCCCGCCCGCGCCCTCGCGCCGTGTCCAGCCAGCGGCCTCCCACCGCCGCGCGGCGGGCCAGGTGGCGTCGATCGTCTCGAAGAACGCAAGGGGAGGCGGCAGATCGGCTGACAGGTCCATGTCTCGAGTGCTAGCCTAAGGCGCCCGCTCCGAACAGGGGGCGGGCGACGTTCTCGGGGCGGGGTGCAATTCCCCACCGGCGGTTATAGCCCGCGAGCGCTCCTCCCTCGGGAGGAGGTCAGCAGATCCGGTGAGATTCCGGAGCCGACGGTAACAGTCCGGATGTGAGAGAACGGGAGAGCGGGTGCCGTCGGGCGCCCGTGCGCCTGCATGTGTGGGCGCGTCTCCTTTTGCCTCGGGGTCGTCGTGTCTTTGAGCGAAAGGAGAACAGCCATGACACGTGAGACCCGTATCGCCTTCATCCGCGCCCGCTGGCACGCGGAGATCGTGGACCGCGCCCATGAGGGCTTCGTCGATCAGCTCGGCCAGTTGCGGCCGGACTGGGGCGTCGATGTCTTCGACCTGCCGGGCGCCTTCGAGATCCCGTTGCTGGCGCGGCGGCTGGCGGCCTCGGGGCGCTATGCCGCGGTGGTGGGTGCAGCCTTTGTGGTGGATGGCGGTATCTACAGGCA is a genomic window of Pontivivens ytuae containing:
- a CDS encoding GNAT family N-acetyltransferase, giving the protein MDLSADLPPPLAFFETIDATWPAARRWEAAGWTRREGAGGGSRVSAATALAAPQIAEAGPLVMIRPGQAALDAALADAGYAVKDPTRVMVAEAAALPPPPPGPRTIAGEAPIALMEEIWAAGGIGPERLAVMARAAGPKVYLAGRVGDRPAGCAFVGAHRDIAMLHALEIAAPFRRSGLGRDLTLAAGLWAHDEGARWLSLLVTEANAPARALYAAMGFRDIGGYHYRIKEDAP
- a CDS encoding 6,7-dimethyl-8-ribityllumazine synthase: MTRETRIAFIRARWHAEIVDRAHEGFVDQLGQLRPDWGVDVFDLPGAFEIPLLARRLAASGRYAAVVGAAFVVDGGIYRHDFVAASVIDGLMRAQMDTDVPVLSAVLTPHHFHNSAEHQRFFEAHFVEKGREVARAAVAVLSAGAALEAVA